In Streptomyces sp. NBC_00341, the DNA window CTGGGCGCAGTCCTTCGATGCGGGGGACGCGGCGGCGCTGCTGCCGGCCGTTGCCTTGTCGACGTCGGTCGTTCCGCAGGCCGTTGCGGCGAGCAGGGCGAGCCCGGTCGAGGCTGACGCCGCCAGGCGACGGGCACGGTTCATGAAGGTTCCTCTTTCACAGGTGAGGTGCGGGCGACGCGGGGACGGTGCGTCGGTGTTTTCGGGTCGGCCCGGCACCCGCCCCCGGAGCGGCCCATGTGCCGTTCCGCGGAGGTGCCGCCGTGTTCGGGGGGCGGGAGGGGTGCCGCCGTGTTCAGGAGCGGTGGGAGGTGAGAGGTGTCTCCGTGTCAGGAGAGGTGGCGGCCGAGTGGGTCGATGCGGAGGCGCCCCGTTCGGGGGTCGACGGCCACCTCGACGCGAATGTCGTAGACCTCGCCGATGTTCTCCGCGGTGAGGACGTCGGCGGGTGCGCCGGCCGCGTACACCCGGCCCGAGCGCATCAGGACGAGCGTGTCCGCGACGCGGGAGGCCTGGTCGAGGTCGTGCAGCACGATCCCGACCGCGATGCCGTGTTCCTCGACGAGGTCCCGCACCAGGTCGAGCGTCTCGAACTGGTAGCGCAGGTCGAGGTGGTTGGTCGGCTCGTCGAGCAGCACGACGCCGGTGCCCTGGGCCAGGCAGGCCGCGAGCCAGACACGCTGCATCTCCCCGCCGGAGAGTTCTCCGACCTGCCGCGCGGCCATGTCGCGTACTCCGGTGACCCCCACGGCGTGGTCGACGGCGGTCCGGTCCTCCGCGGTCGGTCCGGCGAAGCCACGCCGGTAGGGATGGCGCCCGAACGCGACGACCTCGGCGACCGTCAGCCCCTGGGGAGCGGGCCTCGACTGGGAGAACAGCGTGACCTCGCGCGCGAACCCACGGGAGCTGAGCAGGGCCGCGTCACGTTCGGGCTCTCCGTCGGGGGCGCCGAGCGTCACCCGGCCGCCGTCCAGCCGGTGCAGTCGGGAGAGTGCCCGCAGCAGCGTGGACTTCCCGCTGCCGTTCGGCCCGACCAGGGCGGTCGCACGGCCGGGTTCCAGCGCGACCGAGACGCCGTGGACCACGGGTTTGCCGCCGTAGCGCAGCACCAGGTCGTGCCCGATGAGCGCGGCCACCGGAGCGGTGGCGGCAGGGGTGGCCGTGGGTTCTCCGGCAGACCGGAAGAGGCTTGTGAACATGACGGTGTCCGGACGATCGGAGGGGCGGGGGACGGCGGTAACCTCCGTCCGGTCCGACCGGCACAGGACGCGCGCGCTCGCCCACGCACGGACAGCGTCCTGCGCGGCGAGCACCAACTAAGGGTTACCTAACTCCGTGAAGGTAGCATTCCGCTTACCGCGTGGACAATCAGGAGTTCTGGTCACGCGATACGGAATTCCGGACATCCCGCGACGGCTCGGCGGCCGCGTCGAAGAACGCACCCGGCGTGACTCCCGTGACCCGCCGGAAGGCGACGATGAAGGAGCTGGGCTGCGCGTAGCCGAGCACCTCGGAAACCGTGGCCACCTCGAAGCCTTCGGCGAGGAGCATCAGCGCACGGTGCACACGCAGCATCTGGCGCCACTGCGCGAAGGAGAGACCCGTCGCCTGCCGGAAGGCCCGTGTGATCGTGCGGTCGCTGATCTCCAGCCGGCGCGCCCAGTCCTCCAGCGAGCGGCCGTCCGAGGGATCGTCCAGCAGGGTTTCTGCGATGGCGTCGATCCGTGGATCGCCGGGCAACTGCAACGCGAACTGACGCTCCGAGGGCCGGATCACATCGAAGACGACCGACTCCGCCCGCGCCCTGGCCTCGGCGTCGAGCCGCGCGGAGGCCAGATGGGTCAGCAGCGACTCCAGCAACGGCGTCATCGCGATCGCCATGGGTTCCGTGAACGCGAACGGGGTGCGATCGGGGACGAAGAAGGCGTCGGAGAACTCGGCACCCGCCGTCGCCCGGCCCCCGTGGACCATCCCCGCGGGCATCCAGAGCCCGTGCCCCTCGACCACGGTCAGCACCCGGTCCCCCACGCGGGACGTCAGCGTTCCCCCGCGCACCCAGACGAGTTCGTGCAGGGAATGCGAGTGCGGCGACCACTCCGTGGGGCCGGGGACGATACGGGACCCGGCAAGGATGGCACCCGCCGCCTCCGGGAGCGGTGCGGCCGGCCGCACCACGGTGCCCGCCTCACGCCGCCACATCCCGGGGGTCACCGCACCACGGGACGCTCGAACCATGACGAGGAGTCTATCGGTGCCGGTCAGCGCCGGTTCCGGGGCCGTGGCCCGCACCGCGTGCCGGGCATCCGTCGGCGAGCGTCGGACGGTTGGACGTCCTCGGTCTCCTGCTCCTCTCCCCCGCCTGTGGCGCGGTGGTGTTCGGGCTCATCCGGACCAGCAGGTACGGACCGTTCGCGGACCGTCACGTCGTGATTCCGTTGTGCCGGCTGGTTGTGCCGACTGAGATTCTTCGTCTCACCGCTCAGCGCCGTACGCGCGGCATCCCGAGGCCGATCCACGAGATGATCTCCCGCTGGATCTCGTTGTTGCCCCCGCCGAAGGTGAAGATGACGGCGGAGCGGTATCCGCGTTCGAGTTCGCCGTGCAGGACGGCGCCGGCCGAGCCCTCCTTGAGCGGTCCGGCCGA includes these proteins:
- a CDS encoding ABC transporter ATP-binding protein; translation: MFTSLFRSAGEPTATPAATAPVAALIGHDLVLRYGGKPVVHGVSVALEPGRATALVGPNGSGKSTLLRALSRLHRLDGGRVTLGAPDGEPERDAALLSSRGFAREVTLFSQSRPAPQGLTVAEVVAFGRHPYRRGFAGPTAEDRTAVDHAVGVTGVRDMAARQVGELSGGEMQRVWLAACLAQGTGVVLLDEPTNHLDLRYQFETLDLVRDLVEEHGIAVGIVLHDLDQASRVADTLVLMRSGRVYAAGAPADVLTAENIGEVYDIRVEVAVDPRTGRLRIDPLGRHLS
- a CDS encoding helix-turn-helix domain-containing protein; the protein is MVRASRGAVTPGMWRREAGTVVRPAAPLPEAAGAILAGSRIVPGPTEWSPHSHSLHELVWVRGGTLTSRVGDRVLTVVEGHGLWMPAGMVHGGRATAGAEFSDAFFVPDRTPFAFTEPMAIAMTPLLESLLTHLASARLDAEARARAESVVFDVIRPSERQFALQLPGDPRIDAIAETLLDDPSDGRSLEDWARRLEISDRTITRAFRQATGLSFAQWRQMLRVHRALMLLAEGFEVATVSEVLGYAQPSSFIVAFRRVTGVTPGAFFDAAAEPSRDVRNSVSRDQNS